The proteins below come from a single Drosophila miranda strain MSH22 chromosome Y unlocalized genomic scaffold, D.miranda_PacBio2.1 Contig_Y1_pilon, whole genome shotgun sequence genomic window:
- the LOC117191725 gene encoding rho GTPase-activating protein 19-like gives MHIQHDQPLDLELTGFSAHDCATVFKSFLAELPEPLLTDAHYPAHLQIAPLSQALIGGQVAATAERQQHLLNSVQLLLLLLPEEHREQMPPEALHYTAKKMSSIVSYMIQQGLEIFEVPGKLATDIRAYFLERKRKNTMSPEQTLE, from the exons ATGCACATTCAGCACGACCAGCCCTTGGATTTGGAACTGACAGGATTCTCGGCTCACGACTGTGCCACTGTTTTTAAGAGCTTTCTGGCCGAGCTGCCAGAGCCTTTGCTTACAGACGCCCACTATCCAGCACATCTTCAGATAGCGCCGCTTAGCCAGGCATTAATAGGGGGTCAGGTGGCGGCTACCGCAGAGCGCCAACAACATCTTCTCAACTCGGTGCAgctgctccttctcctgctcccCGAAGAGCATCGCGA GCAAATGCCGCCCGAGGCGCTTCACTATACGGCGAAGAAGATGTCCAGCATTGTGTCATACATGATTCAGCAGGGTCTGGAAATCTTCGAAGTTCCCGGAAAGCTAGCCACCGATATTCGGGCGTACTTTCTTGAGCGCAAACGCAAAAATACCATGTCACCGGAGCAAACCCTTGAATAA
- the LOC117190573 gene encoding uncharacterized protein LOC117190573, with protein sequence MDMEYANINEFNDRDLATRMRNSNYEKYKSLVRMHLSFELELNTDEFDMPCHEIVYEDKGKIKKWNRLSKKNRGPATGCTAGAGSKSAGNSPTETLQQQIDAGFLMHLEELKEFLMLEKNLTQEGLFRKTGAVCNISTIYFYPIP encoded by the exons ATGGACATGGAATACGCCAACATCAATGAATTTAATGACCGCGACCTAGCGACACGCATGCGCAACAGCAATTATGAAAAATACAAGTCTCTGGTGCGCATGCACCTCTCCTTCGAGCTGGAACTAAACACCGACGA GTTCGACATGCCGTGCCATGAAATCGTCTACGAAGATAAGGGCAAGATAAAGAAGTGGAATCGCCTCTCCAAGAAGAATCGCGGACCTGCCACAGGCTGCACGGCTGGGGCAGGCAGTAAGTCGGCGGGCAACAGTCCCACTGAAACGCTGCAGCAACAAATTGATGCAGGCTTTCTGATGCACCTGGAGGAGCTCAAAGAGTTTCTTATGCTGGAGAAGA ATCTCACCCAGGAGGGACTATTTCGCAAGACAGGAGCCGTTTGTAACATTTCCACGATATATTTCTATCC aatCCCGTGA